In Halococcus hamelinensis 100A6, a single genomic region encodes these proteins:
- a CDS encoding MarR family winged helix-turn-helix transcriptional regulator: MTQNRSDPITGKAYRNQIREDLSDIGLYAGQEVLLYLLWKEDGLSQKELAARLEVKPQAISKMLDRMVSEGVVERRSDPNDSRISRVYLTDDGQAHQEPVEEILERAESQMLEGFSPAERSLFRRMLVDICENL, translated from the coding sequence ATGACACAAAATCGATCGGACCCTATCACNGGGAAGGCGTATCGAAATCAAATCCGGGAAGACCTCTCCGACATTGGGTTATACGCCGGCCAGGAGGTTCTTCTCTATTTGTTGTGGAAAGAAGATGGGCTCTCGCAAAAAGAGCTAGCCGCACGGTTGGAAGTGAAACCACAAGCAATCAGTAAAATGCTCGATCGAATGGTATCTGAAGGAGTAGTTGAACGTCGGTCGGACCCCAACGACTCACGAATTTCTCGAGTATATCTCACTGATGATGGTCAAGCACACCAAGAACCCGTTGAAGAGATTTTGGAGCGGGCTGAATCCCAAATGTTGGAGGGGTTTTCTCCTGCAGAAAGATCGCTTTTCCGTCGAATGCTTGTCGATATCTGTGAGAACCTCTAA